AATGCTTGTGTTTTTGCTAATTTCTGTGTAGTTAAGTAAAAAACTGTGTTGCTTGCTTGAATCTTTGCTCTCTAATGCAAAAAAAGAAACCAACTTGAGAGCATAAACTCCAATAGAGCACAGACAAATATGCATTGGAGTTTATGCTCTCAATTTGGTTTCTTTTTTCGCATTAGAGAGCAAAGATTCATTTTACTGTTTTGACAACATATTGTTGTCTAATTTGAATTAACTGGATGCGCTACCAGTATTACTGACTTCTTTTATATGGATTGCTTTGCATCTATATGTTTAAGCATGCATAACAATACATATTTAAGTCTCTCTgttagggctgttcacggttttgattaaaatcaaaaccaaaccgaataaaaaacctgacatttggtttggtttggttttaaattttaaaaatcgataatatttggtttggttatggttctattaaaaaataactgaATAAATAATCGAACCAAatcgataaattatatacataaattttataattatttatatgtataatattagtttttcataaataattataaatattttataccttttaatcattaatttgatttttggcctacttatttcacatgattgtttaaggagaaaagaacaactctgtagtcgagaccctagccttggggatagagtctgaagtttgggatcattacacaaagtttttttaataaaatgggagaattgagggcaaaatgcaagtactgccccaaagtttagGATCATTAcacagtttttttatttcatatatttgagttttaattttaggtagtctttatgtttaatttataatatgtatgtttgtaataacaactaaaagctcgtacgctctactttatttctaggtatgtgtattaagatgacaaaaatggtgcagccactactaagttagtttttagctttatatgtaatagtttagcaactttggataacttgagtgttacactatcactaatagtgaaaatgtttctatgatgtatgttccatcttaaactataaataaaagttatcgtttgaacaaaaaaaagacatgtctttttcaactttttaatgttttactgataagtctcatggctgctagttaTAAACCGAAAACTTgaatcaaaccgaaccaaaccaaaccgataataaccaaaccggtggttattattttatttggtttggttatggttttagacatttaaaaaccgactaaattggtatggttatggttttaatcaataaccgacccaaactgAACCATTAACACCCCTACTCTCTGTGTGCTTGTCAGATGATCTGTGTCTGATGTATCAGAATTCCTGTACTAGAAAAATCAAAAGTGGTGATCTTTGTTAAAGCTATGGAGTATTTGGTATTTACAAGGAAAGCCTTAGGTATACAGGCTTAATATATAATCTAAAACGAGGAGTCTGATATTTACTTAACTATTCAAGTTTAAACGATTACTTGGGGAAAAAAAATACTTCCATGAATCACCTTTGTGGTTAAAGAAAAAATTATTGCCAGAATCATCTTTGTTCTAGAAACAGGCAAAGGAACATCTTGATAAAGTAGTGAACAGCAAAATCATAGTTTCATCTTAAAAAGACAAAGACAGAAAATGACTTCTGGATTCAAGGATCAGATTCAGTTCCTGCAAAAACTAAAGGGAAAAAAGAAGTATATTAACACGATTACATATCAAACTTCCATCTTAGAAAGCAAAGAAAGAAAATGACTAGCTTCAAAAGAGATTTAGGATCTTAGGTTCGAACATGGAAACAATTGTTTGATGTGGTACCAACTGCTCAATTAACATGgcaaaccaaacatgcattcGTTTCAAAATTTCCCATCAAATATGAAACTATGAAAcatcataatatatcataaaccaCAATGACTTGGCGTCTAACTGACCTCGATGCTTTTCAGCATGATATATATGCAACAAATTCGGGAAAACAAGAGTTATACATTGGAATAATGTCTCTAACAGGAGGAAAAGAGTCAGAAAACCAATTCTACAATCAAAAAGCCCGAGCATTGTCATTCAAAGAGTCCTCTCTCAGGTTTATATGCGATACAGACAGGAAACATTCAAGTTTCCCCAAACGCCTTCACATCATCACCTAAATTAAATGTTTACTTGGCAAATAAATGTACTGATACCTCAAATGAACCAAAAGACAATATTCACCCGGCCGCTTCCCTGAAACTACTTTTACCTATAAGATTTAATTATATAAAGCACTGCCACGTGACCATCATCAATTACCTGATAAGAGTCTGTCCCTCGTGGTGCAACATAAAATCGGCACATGAAAACACCTCCCATGTTACGAAAATGTTCCCAACACTGGTAAATTAAAAACTTAGCCACTTTCTCTTTTGCAGTTGCCAGGCAAGAGATACTTATACTTGTCAGGATTTTCCAGCAGATGAGCAGGAAGATGAACAGCCGAGTAAGAATGAGGGAGGGGTCCCATGCTACCGATGATATCTTTGAACGTGTACTCCTCAGGAAGCATGTCATATAAATCAGCCCCTTGACAAATGATATCTTGTATTCTTCTAGGGTTCAAATAATGCAAAAACCTCACTCTATCAGTGTGGCTGTAAGCTTTCATCTTGAATATGAAGTCCGAGATGTGGCGGAAACAAAAACTACAATGCCAACCTGAATCCGCCAAAAGGTAATCAGTCTGACGGTAGTGTACGTATCTAGTCTTCCCACTCTGATACCTGTGGACTGAAGCTCTCCAACTTCTGTGCTTAATCTCAAATTCAAAAGAGTACAAGTAATTCCTCAAATGAAGGTGAAGAATCGGAGGAATATCATCACACCATCTCAAAAGATTGATGGTATGCCTGCTAGGAATTTCATCAACATCTGACATTATCAGTAAATCATCGTCCTCTATCCCAGCTATTCTCAAAAGCTGGTCGAGTGCTACTCTCTGATATGCCTCTTCAACAAACGGATTTTCACCTTTTCTGAATCTTCCTCCAATGGTTCCATAAGTCAACCGAGGTTCAACAAACTTAAATTGGTCCTTGTTGATAGCAAAAGTAAAAGGCTTGGGCAAGCCAGTGAACGTGGAGTTCGACTCTAGAAGAACAAATTGCGTAATATAAGGATACAATTCTTTCCATCTGATAGTAAGCATGTCCACTTCATTACTAAACAAAACTGCATCATAGACACGTCTAGGATATTCACGAATTCCCCATCCATGTTGCTTGCAAAGATTCTCCATCGATACATTCTCATGATAATAGTGAATAACTTCAGTAAAGGGCTTCGGAGGAGATTGCCATATGGGACGGAGGAAATATGTAATCTTTTGTCCATGAAAGTATATGCCAACTATGCATGTTGGCACAAAAACAACCAAAAAGACAACAGCCTTTAAATCTAATCCTCGAAGCATACATCGTAGTCTCGACATGCCTATTATTCCAGGGGTAGATTGCTGCATATAAAAAAGATAACAACTTTAAACAAATGGAAATAGCAGCAAACATTGAAATATGCTAAGCTGACAGGAATGGACAAACTAATTACAGTTTGGGTGTAGGCATATAAAAGAATGATTAAAGACCACATATAGAAAAACAGAACAAAGCAATAGAGGATTTCCCAAATATCTTCCAAGacagagcaacaacaacaacaacaacaacaatcccagtgtgatcccacaataTGGCAAACTAAAGCTTCAATCAATTAAGATAATATGCAAATGGATAACTAAAATCAATAAATTTTCCCAAAACCACAAATTTCCAGAAGCTCATAACAATATATGAAAGGATTTGAAAAAATCCACCAAACTGCACACACCAATTCAAGATTTTAGGGTTTTTATGCAATCTATATCAATAACAGAATAAAAAAACACATATTTCATATTTCCCCAGAAACCCAACAATAACCACACAATAAAAAAGGATCTTTACCAAAATTCCAAACTAATGCACAAAATTTTCATGTAAAAATGGCAATTCACAATTAAAAAAAACAACCAGAAAAAAGGGTAAAAGTACCTCGCCACAAACGTCTTCACAAAAATCGTCACTCTTCTTTGAAGGATAATAAATATCAGACACCATTACAACACAATAACTATATAATTCAAAACCCTCAATAAATGGCCAATGAAACTTTGGCTTTTTtccaacttttttattttttatctctcAAGATCTTTTGTTACCTTCTATAAAATTTAGAAgataacaaaaatatcaaaagagagattgttgaagaaaaaaaaaacccagattaaaaaaaatgaaccccCTCCCTCTCAATTTTTACAGCAATGGAATTGCCATTATCAATGAGAGGGGGGAATtaatttttacaatttttttttcctttgtgaATTGACTAAATGGGAAAACGCTAAATTATAGCCGTTTGtcgggttcttcttcttcttcttcttttttgcttGTAATTCAACACTCTATCTCTgcagatacatacatatatatagagacACACATGCAGGGTAATTTTACCCCACCCCCCTCGCTACCCCCTAGGGGGTATCTACTCCTTCCCATGTGAAATTCTATGATGTAGGGGAAAAATATTCCTAATGTAACTAGAAACGGAATAAAAGATAGTCCTcatttgaatattaataatattaatcTTAATCCTCATAGGATTGCTTCTGTCAgtttttttataaatttaaatttaatggataaACATTTTACGTGGGGAGATTTCCGAGGCATATACCCGACATTATAAGTACTGCTACCATTTTATCCACTtcttttaaatttgtttttaggaaatgaaaaagaaaatgtAAATCAAGTGAAAAAATATTATTGAAAAATTTGTGTTTCTTCTTTGCTTTTTTTTCTATAAAAAGGGAATGAAGGTGGAAAATTAGAATAATTGGTATTAATAGTATTTTACAGAAATTACAGTCCAATGCCAAAGTCTACGAAACAATAAAGCAtagatttttcttcttcttatttttgtGCTTGCTTTCATTTTTATGTAAAGCCATCATAGACACATTAAAGCATAGATAATCTTGCACTTGAGAAATAATTGAAACAGTGGTATTTCTATATTAATTTTGGAATTTAATAGGagtaaaaaaaaatgtcaacttaGGATTAAAGTTGTCTTATAATAATTCTTATATCACATTGCATCATTAAGATACAGGTAAGCAATCAAAGAATTAACCTAAATAACGGCACACCCAATCATTTAAATAAAAATAGCCGACGAATATATATAGTATGTATAGTTCATAAGTAATGTGTGTGCCTTTTAAATAAATAATCAGTGTATAATTTATATATACCGATTAAGAAAAGTAAACAACAAATTTGGCTAGCTTTTCGGGTAAATATTCTTTTTTCTTCTATCATTTGATATAATCTTCTCCTACctacatttatattttttccttaaattaaataaataaaaaagaggaAAAATATGTCAATTAATGGtgcatgaaaagaaaaaagaaaaaagccaATAGTTTGTTGAATCTTGGACCAAGTCCGGAGAAGTTGAACCCTATTGATTGTGAGGTGTTATTCTTGTAATCAGTGACTTGGAAACAAGTGGACATTGATGACTATGACAAGTGGTTTTATTACTACTAGTAGTATTACAATTTATAATTTCATTTGACACAAACGATTAATTAAAGACTTTTTACTCATTCCTGGGGATtacttaattatcattaatttttTATTGACATGGAGAGGGTGTTTCTCCTCACATTTCCTAAGCAACACTATCTACCAATTAGACATGTATTCCCTCTGTTcatttttacttattcactttattaaaaaaataaattatttatccattttaacatatcaagagaaagatagattttttttttttgtgaatgttTTGCCCTAAACAgtaattattcattttcaaatcatttttcaaatctatTGAAACTATACACtaattaatatgagtattatgTAAAATATATACTTAATTTATCTATTTTTAAGGGCAGTtgaaagtaaaaaatgaacaagtaaaagtgaacggaaagTATTATTATTTAGCCTTAATGGAACCTTCCCATTTCTGCTGTTCCTATTTAGCAGTTTAAGACTAATAAAGTGCTAGCCGCTATCCAAAACTCAAAAGTTTAGATACTCAGGGAATAATTAAGAAATTACaatttacattatatatatgTTTGCATAATGTAATTCGTAGTTTTTTACGATGATATTACTAAATGTTTATGGTATTATATTATTAACAATGATTGTCTTAAAAAAATCATATACTACAAAATGCATATGCATCGTGacaaaaacaaagaaaacaaGGTACAAAATCCAGCTCAACTCAAGCAAAATTACGCTTGTCTTCACTCAACTCTTGAATTTTAACATTGCAAATGGCTAAGAACACAATGTTCATAATGGCATATGCTTTGGAATTCCCACACAATCAATTTAATAGGTTATTGTAATTATCAATTTATATCAAAAAATCGCCTTAGTGAACAATTGAAAACAATAATTAAATAGTCACTCAATGAAGAAGActtgttattttttaaagttcactTTGATTGGGAAAAACAAACTTAAAATAATTTGCCTTGTGAAAAACTGACGTAGGTTATTGTTCCGCACAAGATATTCTTGAGGTATATAGTTCAACGACATATTCTTGTACTTTTCTCTTCTAACTATGCTTTTAAACAACTAATTTGACAGCATTAGAAATTATGATGGCATTTCAAGAGAATATTTCCTGCAATGATTATTTTAACTAATCAAATCTCTTTCTAGGAATTTGTACAATAAAAAATCAGAACAAGTAAATTATTCCACATAAGTAACTGGAAAGCATATAAATAAACTAGGAGTAAAGACCGGGTATTTTAGGTGTACGTGTTATAGGGGAATATGACCCAATATTTTTATGCCAAATGTCATATACTTTGACATTTTCCTAATTAACCTCATGTTTGTCTAAAGAGTAAAAAAATGGAGGATGAGTTTAGTCCAACGACCAAGACTAATTGACCATGACAAACACTGCCGTGTGCCAAATGTTTTTTGAGCTTAAATAACAAGACTTTAATAAGTGAAAGACTTCATAATTCTACGAACCGAGTCCCTTTTTCGTTTAACGAAATTGACATTTTgtatctttcttttgttttccctTGTTCCGAACCAAAAAAATGAGAGTTCAGAACATTACAACTTAAATTTTTAAATGATGCGTCTCgccttattttcattttttaaaagaTCATTCATTTGTGAAAGAAGGTTTGCTTCCAGGCAGCTTCTTAGAAAGTGGGAGTCTAATCACAATATGGGACCAGAAAACCAATTGACAAGAATGGCATCACAGATTGAATAAGAAATGCAACTTGGATAAACCCTCTTGCTATTACTCGCTCGGTTTAATTTTATATGTCTTGGTTGGATCCAACATGAAaatttaaagaagtaaaaaaagatttttgaatcttataATTTTAAACGTGTCATATTAAATATTTGAATTAAAGAGTCATTCCACTAAATATAAAAGTGATATTTTTAAGaaatataaattgaaacgaagggaACCACAACTTCTGAATTATGGATCGAcgtgttgggaagaaacaagcaataatcaaattgcacgacgaggtaacagcggaagaaatacccaagtcgaaacttcccacactatttgaaccaagagaagacaataaacactagcacaaatggaaatccaggcagcatctataccaacaataaaatagcaaagcaagcaaaaataaatcgaatggaagagacaccaaatttacgtggtaaaaccccttaaaggtgaagaggaaacatccacgggacctccgagccacaaaagctccactataatcaacaagagttacaacaatgttctccaaatggctacaacaacaaagccaagcacggagcaacaatacataaaagatatcaccaaaactagtgaagaaaggagagaaatcacccccaaaaacgagctactgttcgtactcaaaaactggagctacagaccacaaaatccgatctccaccgttgaaatcgaagaaccagatgttgagaaccccagttcaaatttcagcacgatccaacggttaacgaatcgggaaacgcaatttaaagcggactgttgtagcagaaaatttctggacgaaactCTGTTTtgtctctctcacgtttttctctctatatgactgatatgaattcactcttgtgttctcaaaataagacctaaattgatcctatatatagagaaaATTTTAGGCAAAATTGACCTGGTCCAAATTGAATTGGGTTTATTAATctaattccacataggaagggaaaatctAAAAACCTAACCCGACGCATAAGGCAGAACAAGATATTGCagtttttgacatttttttttggaTATTTCACACATTCTCTGGGAATTTTCGTCCGTTGACTCCGTAAACTTGAAGTAAAACTTTGACAATAAAGGCGTAGTGAATAGTCGTTGTAGTAGACTTGACTTGATCTTGAGAAACTAGAGATATAATTTAATTCCCAAATTAAATGCAATTCCCAAATTAAATGCGCAGCTATACAATTCAATTTTCGAATTGAATAGCCAACTGTTCCAAGCAGGAGTAATTAATTATTAAATAGCTGTGTCCGACTGGTCCAGAAAAATCTTGCAGAATAATTTCATTAtcggattttaaaaaaaaaaatagaagtcaagttttttaaaatatttgtctTTAACATTGTAGTGGGTACAAATCTCATCAATAGCGTAACATTTCTTCCCTTATCTCCATTCACCAATATAATAAATTCTTTttaaaacttttataaaaattctTAACTTATTTAACATTTAAATATTTATAAACTACGCAAAGTACTATAAATTACATCTTTTCATATCCCATGACGAAAGAGTGAACTTTAAAATATAAGTTAGAGATTTCTTATTAATATAAATTTCGAGAAAATAATGTCAAATATTTTGGAATTGATATACTATATGTTATTTTTGTCGTCTCCGCTTGAAACTATTTTTAGCTATTTTAAGTTATTTTGTATAACTTGAAagctatattttatttttaagaacTTGAAAACTATTTAACTTTAATGTTTTTATTTGGATTTTAGTAATATGTTTTTAGCCTTTTATAGCACACAAATATCATGTCAATAGCTCTCTTAAAAATTTTAGATCATAAATTGTCCTCGTTTTTCCTCCCAAAAAACACTTCATTTTTGGATAAAAGAGTACTTAACAACCACAAGCTAGAACAAAAAGATTTATTTCCAAATAATATTGACAAGGAAAATGACAAAACAtggtatttttaatttttattatggaagatgactagggctgttcacggttttggttaaaaccaaaaccatactgaataaaaaaaccgacatttggtttggtttggtttgatttggttatAAATTTTAAAAACAGATAATAATtagtttggttatggttctattaaaaaataaccgaataaataattgaaccaaaccgataaattatatacataaattttataattatttatatgtataatattagtttttcataaataattataaatattttataccttttaatcattaatttgatttttgatctacttatttcacatgattgtttaagactCATGCTTTTAAGAATATGtacaagcccatgtctttaagtcttttaactctttaagtgttaagtgtaaacctactaatagaagctcacgttagagtctaatgtctttaacttaaatttttagcctttgtttttcagccatttgatttttggttgtttcttatttatttatttttctaatttatacctttcttttttcttatctGAATGGAtactaaacttctaatatttttcatatgaaaaggacaaaggttgtagatttggaggttctataatacttcagtaacatcagcatttgttgcaactcaagcacatggtaatgccctaatacttcttccgtgggtaatcctcctaaaaagcagaaaataacaactctttgtagtcgagaccctagccttggggataataataaaaaaacaactgaagtttgggatcattacataaagtttttttatttaatatattttcattttaattttaggtagtctttatgtttaattaatatgtatgtttttaattccaggtatgtgtatttaGATGACAAAATGGTGcaaccactactaagttagttttcagctctatatgtaatagtttagcaactttaggtaacttgagtactacactatcactaatagtgaaaatgtttctatgatgtatgtttcaccttaaactataaataaaagttatcgtttgaaccggaaaaaaaaacatgtctttttcaaccTTTTAATATTTTACTGATAAGtttcatggctgctagtcataaaccgaaatatcgaaccaaaccgaaccaaaccggtggttattattttatttggtttggttataaTTTTAGACATTAAAAACCGATTAAATTGATTTGATTAtaattttaatcaataaccgacccaaaccgaatcaTGAACCCCTAAATATGACTATAGGGGCCAAAGTTGACTCACAGGTCACATGGCTAATTTTTGAGTGACCAACTTTGAGTGGCTCTAGTTAAACGATTTTCTTCGTCTTCAATTTGTACACCACTTATTATAGTCACTTTATCAGGAATATAGGGCTTTCATAGCAGGAAAATTTTTTAACTttgaatttttttctctttttaatttaCACTTGTTTGAATTTCGTGTCTGTGAAAGGAGAAGATTGAagaaggaaaaaacaaaaaacaattgATTAAAGTCCCACCTCTAAGCGATGCAGTGTAGAATTAAATTTATACAATTAAAATAGTAGAATTAAATTTATACAATTAAAATAGCAATCAGACTTATATTTGGTTGTTTTTGGAATAATATTTACAATGATTGTGATTTTTGGTGAAGTTGGCCAGAAATTAACAAGAATGATATTGTGAATGCATGCATGCTTTTGAATTTGGGGGTCTCGATATTAGATAGGTTTGTTCATCACATAGTGTTGGATTTATATAAATGTCCTCTACCTAGTTTGGATCGATTAACTTGTCTATTAGCAAAAACACCATTTTCAGTCTCTAACACAGCTCACCTAAGTCACCATGGCGTCATCTAACAAGTACAGTAAGTAACTATTAATTGCTGATAGAGACAAATCTAAAGTTTGAATCAATTGTTGACTAATTATTACTCTGTGCGAATTTAGTGTCACAATGATCATTTTAGAGAACAGTGAATGTGTTCAAACACAACATGTGTCACTTGTGTAATGGGGTTCATATGAGATGCGGATCATAAATATGTATGTAAAAATTACCAAACTTTTTTTCAAACAGAATTAATTATGAACGTAGAATTTTAATATGTAAATATGAGGTGGGAATGAAGATCATAAATATGTATGTAAAAATTACCAAACTTTTTTTCAAACAGAATTAATTATGAACGTAGAATTTTAATATGTAACTATGAGGTGGGAATGAAACTCCCAAGCAGGAGATAGCCTTCAAATGAGGGCGGAATTTTACTTGCTTTTATCGCGTCATTCAATTGCTCTGTCATAAAGAAAGGAAAGATTATTTTTGTCAATTGCCTGAATCTGCCTTTTGTGTTTGTCAGGAGGAGTGACTCAATTACTAATAAATCTAGCCTCATTTTGTCTAGAGAAAATAGCTTCGATGAATCGGGTggattaatagcctgtttggccaagcttatagGAAGTCAAAAGTGcttctttttttaaattaaaaattttaaaaatatttattttagaaAGTTGTGGTGTCTGGTTAAACTTTTaggaaaaaggctcaaatatgccatcgaactatcggaaatgactcgtttatgccactcgtcaatagtttggctaatttatgccatcgaactatcgaaaatggCTCATTAATGCCACTcattaatagtttgactcatttatgccatcgcccaTTAGCAAAATGATtcatccatgtcatttttcattaacgaTGATTTTACAATACCAGACATGAGATgtggcctccaactagattacGGTCGTGGGTgggtgtcacaacccaactagtgggccatgacgggtatccggagctggctaccgagcaccactcacaatgctatctatcatacccaACTTGGACGTATAGCATTTTCAACACGAAACTCTTCATAAGATGGTCATTAGCAtttacaaaacatatatatatacacacatcagCTCGcgaggctaccaaaaatgatatacaaaatatacactggtgtattcatgagacatctactacccacgcatacgcatctacgagcctctactggagtactgagacataaggacgggacaggaccccgtcatacccaaatatgtacacaaaagaatgcatcaataagCTGCAGTGCTCCTGTATAAGCTTATATAGCTCTTAAGAATTCGGGCCGCCTCCCcccttacctgtgggcatgaacacaacgtctataaaagaaaggacgtcagtacgagcaatgtactgagtatgtaaggcatacataataacatgataaagagatACAAAAATGTAAGATAAGGAGACAACCGGTAactaattgcctcttaaggcggagtcatgcatgctaacttttgtaataaaaataataccatatcatacatatataagctgctcgaccatataggtacggtgtgatcatcattagcccgcgtccggggtaaacatctcatgccgcccactagtggtgtctgcccttgCCATccagacatggtgtaatcatcatcataactgcccactacgcctgtcgtagtggtaactgcccggccaactaggcacggtgtaatcatacatatacatatcataaagcatgcataagagatCAAGTAAAAGCAATaaccctatcggagtgacataaggtcggtaacctccgattatattatggcacaatcatgatcgtcatgtctcaccttggaggaactagtaacatgaggtgagactaacaacaataaatatcatcaaggaaaacatagaataagctCATAAACTCATAAAGGCATTAATTCATGACTTTGGGGCCTTtagaaatagaatcattatcatcAATATCATGGAACACatctcatctctttctcttaaggaACCCTAAGAACGTTTAACTTTCCACATTTAGAATATAAGGAAGTCATGAAAATATAGAGGAGATCGTAAGGTAGGAGTCACGCCTTTggaagaaggggactagccttacatacctttacgtctttcTAGCTTTATCGACTAAGTGCTTCTCTCCAATAtttcacaattctacattcaagagaattcatactagggttagataatcggaaacatgtTTTATGTCTCAATTAACAATCTAATAGCTAACAAaaaatgggcagcatctcctttgtttcaatgacttcctccacataataaacaactcccaaacatcaat
Above is a genomic segment from Lycium barbarum isolate Lr01 chromosome 12, ASM1917538v2, whole genome shotgun sequence containing:
- the LOC132621297 gene encoding uncharacterized protein LOC132621297; translated protein: MVSDIYYPSKKSDDFCEDVCGEQSTPGIIGMSRLRCMLRGLDLKAVVFLVVFVPTCIVGIYFHGQKITYFLRPIWQSPPKPFTEVIHYYHENVSMENLCKQHGWGIREYPRRVYDAVLFSNEVDMLTIRWKELYPYITQFVLLESNSTFTGLPKPFTFAINKDQFKFVEPRLTYGTIGGRFRKGENPFVEEAYQRVALDQLLRIAGIEDDDLLIMSDVDEIPSRHTINLLRWCDDIPPILHLHLRNYLYSFEFEIKHRSWRASVHRYQSGKTRYVHYRQTDYLLADSGWHCSFCFRHISDFIFKMKAYSHTDRVRFLHYLNPRRIQDIICQGADLYDMLPEEYTFKDIIGSMGPLPHSYSAVHLPAHLLENPDKYKYLLPGNCKRESG